From the genome of Xiphophorus couchianus chromosome 6, X_couchianus-1.0, whole genome shotgun sequence, one region includes:
- the LOC114145939 gene encoding carboxypeptidase N subunit 2, which produces MDRQLGRTLLMLLLCRIGISACPYKCQCFTELQVLCADERMSALPRDISRQVREVIIMTSSLAYLFSHSLMESPQLTKLIFLNNALKSIHLSAFEDLTELQELEISGNSLLDHLYLGTFSKQEKLTKLLLNYNSLKTILPGLFDPLTQLEVLQMKSNVLSDLPPFLFRNLSSLRVLDLSQNRIQKVTGETFSGLASLEILKLGNNLIGNLTSDTFRNTSQLIELHLEWNGIAQLNDGVFSALANLSVLNLRGNRLTAFADKVFGGEPTNLTELNLKSNRLTELSLESLISLTDLTLSDNQLSSLTENLFRNLTFLESLDLSDNQLTSLPEGIFKNLLSILVINFHNNSLTELDSKLFQDQILLKRLYLSDNKLETLQLGLFDQFILRPTVRLHGNPWRCECQLWYLHDWLMQNLQDVELSDLVACERPDSLRKRTLVSISRDQLVCHLPADRMPEPNSCSLQVSNDTVVVRCSVEKCSPLTVKVQFQEENGEVREHILEKESDKAQCSNETLRESTID; this is translated from the coding sequence ATGGACAGacagttgggtcggactctcctgATGCTGCTTCTCTGCCGTATAGGCATCAGCGCCTGTCCATACAAATGCCAATGCTTCACTGAGCTTCAAGTGCTGTGTGCCGATGAGAGGATGTCGGCTTTACCCAGGGACATCtccagacaggtcagggaggtTATTATAATGACGTCCTCCTTGGCGTACCTCTTTTCCCACTCGCTGATGGAGAGCCCACAGCTCACCAAGCTCATCTTCCTAAACAATGCCCTGAAAAGTATCCACTTGAGCGCGTTTGAGGATCTGACCGAGCTCCAGGAACTGGAGATCAGCGGGAATTCCCTGCTGGATCATCTCTACCTGGGAACCTTCTCCAAGCAGGAGAAGCTAACCAAACTGCTGCTCAACTACAACAGCCTGAAAACAATACTTCCTGGGCTGTTTGACCCTCTGACACAGCTGGAGGTTCTGCAGATGAAGAGCAACGTGTTGTCAGATCTACCTCCGTTCCTTTTCCGGAACCTCAGCTCGCTGCGCGTTCTTGATCTCTCCCAAAACAGAATCCAAAAAGTCACAGGAGAGACCTTTTCTGGCCTGGCCAGTTTGGAGATTCTGAAGTTGGGCAACAACCTCATTGGCAACCTCACGTCTGACACGTTCCGCAACACTTCGCAGCTCATCGAGCTTCACCTAGAGTGGAACGGGATAGCGCAGCTCAACGACGGCGTCTTCTCTGCGTTGGCAAACCTGAGTGTGCTGAACCTCCGTGGGAACCGCCTGACAGCCTTCGCCGATAAAGTCTTCGGAGGGGAGCCAACAAATCTAACAGAGCTGAACCTCAAAAGCAACAGACTGACTGAGTTGTCTCTGGAGAGCCTGATCTCACTGACAGATCTCACGTTGTCGGACAACCAGCTTTCCAGCCtcacagaaaaccttttcagaAATCTAACCTTCTTGGAGAGCCTGGACCTGTCTGACAACCAGCTCACCTCTCTGCCTGAAGGGATCTTTAAAAACCTGTTGAGCATTTTGGTGATCAACTTCCACAATAACAGCCTGACTGAGCTAGACTCCAAACTGTTTCAGGACCAGATTTTACTTAAGAGGCTCTACCTGTCCGACAACAAGCTGGAGACGCTCCAGCTGGGACTTTTCGATCAATTTATCTTGCGGCCAACGGTGAGGCTTCACGGGAACCCCTGGAGGTGCGAATGCCAGCTGTGGTATCTTCACGACTGGCTAATGCAGAACTTACAGGACGTGGAGCTGTCGGACCTGGTGGCCTGCGAGAGGCCAGACTCTCTGAGAAAACGAACCCTGGTTTCCATCAGCAGGGATCAGTTGGTCTGTCACCTGCCGGCAGACCGGATGCCTGAGCCGAACTCCTGCAGCCTGCAAGTATCTAACGACACCGTGGTCGTCAGGTGCAGCGTGGAAAAGTGCTCTCCCCTGACGGTTAAAGTGCAGTTTCAAGAGGAAAATGGTGAGGTTAGGGAGCACATTTTGGAAAAAGAGTCTGATAAAGCTCAATGTAGCAATGAGACGCTGAGAGAGAGCACCATCGATTAG
- the LOC114145952 gene encoding claudin-1-like: MPNSGVQLLGFSLAFLGFVGTIACTAMVEWKASSYTGSNIITAQAMYEGLWKSCVWQSTGQIQCKIFDSLLQLPPNIQGTRALMCAAILLCFVSMMVTVVGLECTTCMAEQPQQKSKVALAGGVIFIIAGVIALIGTSWYGHRIAQDFYSPLTPTNSRYEFGTALYVGWGAACMCIIGGGFLCCMCSDRGSSEKGPRYLPSSSAGGRGYV; this comes from the exons ATGCCAAACTCTGGAGTTCAGCTTCTTGGCTTCTCCCTGGCCTTCCTGGGCTTCGTTGGGACAATCGCATGCACGGCCATGGTGGAGTGGAAAGCTTCGTCGTACACGGGGAGCAACATCATCACAGCTCAGGCCATGTATGAGGGTCTGTGGAAGAGCTGCGTGTGGCAGAGCACCGGGCAGATTCAGTGTAAAATCTTCGACTCGCTCCTTCAGCTGCCAC CGAACATACAGGGGACCCGGGCGCTCATGTGTGCAGCCATCTTGCTCTGCTTCGTTTCCATGATGGTGACGGTGGTGGGCTTGGAGTGCACCACCTGTATGGCAGAACAGCCGCAGCAGAAGTCCAAGGTGGCTCTGGCTGGAGGAGTGATCTTCATAATAGCTG GTGTGATTGCCCTGATTGGAACATCCTGGTACGGCCACAGAATAGCTCAGGACTTCTACAGCCCATTAACTCCCACTAACTCCAG GTATGAATTCGGGACTGCCTTGTACGTCGGATGGGGAGCGGCCTGCATGTGCATCATTGGTGGGGGCTTCCTGTGCTGCATGTGCTCAGACAGGGGCTCCTCCGAGAAAGGCCCCCGCTACCTTCCGTCCAGCTCTGCAGGAGGCAGAGGCTACGTGTGA